The proteins below are encoded in one region of Winogradskyella helgolandensis:
- the scpA gene encoding methylmalonyl-CoA mutase, with translation MSRKNLQHITLKNDAQSLNPKEENSFLTAENITVKSSYSKADIQDIEHLNFVAGIAPNLRGPYSTMYVRRPWTIRQYAGFSTAEESNAFYRRNLAAGQKGLSVAFDLATHRGYDSDHERVVGDVGKAGVAIDSVEDMKILFDQIPLDKMSVSMTMNGAVLPIMAFYIVAAEEQGVQPDQLAGTIQNDILKEFMVRNTYIYPPTPSMKIISDIFEYSSQNMPKFNSISISGYHMQEAGATCDIELAYTLADGLEYIRKGLGAGMDIDTFAPRLSFFWAIGMNHFMEIAKMRAARMLWAKLVKQFNPKNQKSLALRTHCQTSGWSLTEQDPFNNVARTCIEASAAAFGGTQSLHTNALDEAIALPTDFSARIARNTQIYLQEETHITKTVDPWAGSYYVEKLTDDIVGKAWELIQEVEALGGMTKAIEAGIPKLRIEEAAARKQARIDSSQDIIVGVNKYRLEQEDEISTLEVDNQTVRLQQIERLNNIKANRDNTAVTEALSKLTKAAKTNDENLLALAVDAARKRATLGEISDALEAEFGRHKAQIKSFSGVYSKEIKDDKSFQKAKELADQFAEQDGRRPRIMIAKMGQDGHDRGAKVIATGYADVGFDVDIGPLFQTPKEAAKQAVENDVHILGISSLAAGHKTLVPQVIEELKNYGRDDIMVIVGGVIPKQDYQFLFDAGAAAVFGPGTKISDAAIHILEILID, from the coding sequence ATGTCAAGAAAAAATCTTCAACATATAACTCTAAAGAACGACGCGCAAAGCTTAAATCCTAAAGAAGAAAACTCTTTTTTAACAGCCGAAAATATCACTGTAAAATCATCATATTCAAAAGCGGATATTCAAGATATAGAACACCTCAACTTTGTTGCTGGCATCGCGCCAAATCTTCGTGGACCATATTCAACTATGTATGTCCGCAGACCATGGACGATTAGACAATATGCTGGATTTTCAACAGCAGAAGAGAGTAATGCTTTTTACAGAAGAAATCTAGCTGCAGGCCAAAAAGGTCTTTCAGTTGCTTTTGATTTAGCAACCCATAGAGGTTACGATTCCGATCACGAACGTGTGGTTGGTGATGTTGGAAAAGCTGGTGTGGCTATCGATTCTGTCGAGGACATGAAAATTTTATTCGATCAGATTCCGCTAGATAAAATGTCAGTGTCAATGACCATGAATGGAGCCGTATTGCCTATTATGGCATTTTATATTGTAGCAGCCGAAGAACAAGGAGTTCAACCCGATCAACTCGCAGGAACCATTCAGAATGACATTCTAAAAGAGTTTATGGTACGAAACACCTACATCTACCCACCTACTCCTTCCATGAAGATTATCTCTGATATCTTTGAATACTCTAGTCAGAATATGCCAAAATTCAACAGTATCAGTATTTCAGGTTACCACATGCAAGAAGCAGGAGCCACTTGCGATATAGAATTAGCATACACCTTAGCAGACGGGCTTGAATATATTAGGAAAGGGCTTGGAGCCGGAATGGATATTGACACCTTCGCTCCGAGATTATCTTTCTTTTGGGCCATTGGCATGAATCACTTTATGGAAATAGCCAAAATGCGCGCAGCACGAATGCTTTGGGCAAAACTCGTAAAGCAATTTAATCCTAAGAATCAAAAATCATTAGCTTTAAGAACCCACTGCCAAACTTCTGGTTGGAGTTTAACCGAGCAAGACCCTTTTAACAACGTAGCAAGAACCTGTATTGAAGCTTCTGCAGCTGCATTTGGCGGCACACAAAGCTTACACACTAACGCCTTAGACGAAGCCATTGCTTTACCAACAGACTTTTCTGCTCGTATCGCAAGAAATACACAGATTTACTTACAAGAAGAAACGCATATTACAAAAACGGTTGACCCTTGGGCTGGCAGTTATTATGTTGAAAAACTAACTGACGATATTGTTGGAAAAGCGTGGGAACTCATCCAAGAAGTAGAAGCGTTAGGTGGTATGACCAAAGCTATTGAGGCTGGTATTCCCAAATTACGAATCGAAGAAGCTGCAGCTCGAAAACAAGCTAGAATAGACTCATCACAGGATATCATTGTTGGAGTCAATAAATACCGCTTAGAACAAGAAGACGAAATTTCCACATTAGAAGTTGACAACCAAACTGTTAGACTACAACAAATTGAACGCTTAAACAACATCAAAGCAAATCGTGATAATACAGCCGTAACCGAAGCATTATCAAAATTAACAAAAGCCGCTAAAACAAATGATGAAAATTTATTAGCTTTAGCAGTAGATGCCGCAAGAAAACGTGCCACTTTAGGTGAAATAAGCGATGCATTAGAAGCTGAATTCGGACGACATAAAGCACAAATTAAATCATTTTCAGGAGTGTACAGTAAAGAAATAAAAGACGATAAGAGCTTTCAAAAAGCAAAAGAACTCGCCGACCAATTTGCAGAACAAGATGGTCGCAGACCAAGAATCATGATTGCAAAAATGGGACAAGATGGTCACGACAGAGGAGCAAAAGTAATAGCTACAGGTTACGCTGACGTTGGTTTTGATGTAGATATTGGACCACTCTTCCAAACACCAAAAGAAGCCGCTAAACAAGCTGTAGAAAATGATGTGCATATTTTAGGCATATCTTCCTTAGCAGCAGGACACAAAACACTAGTACCTCAAGTCATAGAAGAACTAAAAAATTATGGTCGCGATGATATTATGGTGATCGTGGGAGGTGTTATTCCAAAGCAAGATTACCAATTCTTATTTGACGCAGGAGCAGCTGCCGTTTTTGGACCTGGCACTAAAATTAGTGATGCTGCTATTCACATATTAGAAATCTTAATTGATTAA
- a CDS encoding methylmalonyl-CoA mutase subunit beta, translated as MSKSLFNDFQPMSSKAWKQKIQVDLKGADYNDVLIWKTNEGINVKPFYHADDFKTLPEISKSKATDWKICQAITVTDAKTANSKALDAINRGAESLIFNIESEIISIKDLFQDIDLTKTNVDIKCNFLSKDYVENILDVTLSAVEESRVNIHTDIIGHLVKTGNWHKNLNDDHSKFKTIVTSTNQISINLGLYQNAGSTIVQQLAYGLAHANEYLNHLDKAIPSEAKQSLQVTFNLSVGSNYFFEIAKIRALRQLWTTLASEYDVNTDCRIIATPSKRNTTIYDYNINMLRTTTECMSAILGGANVICNIPYDALFHKSNEFGERISRNQLLVLKNESYFDKVNNPTDGSYYIESLTEQLAEKALILFKDIEANGGFLSQLKEGTIQRKIKENATKEQADFDAKKLVLLGTNRHPNSEDKMKTDLEISPFLKIEKRKTLIEPIIEKRLSEKLETKRLSKE; from the coding sequence ATGAGTAAATCATTATTTAATGACTTTCAACCCATGTCCTCAAAAGCATGGAAACAGAAAATACAAGTAGATCTCAAAGGTGCAGATTACAACGACGTACTAATCTGGAAGACCAATGAAGGCATTAATGTGAAACCATTTTACCATGCCGATGATTTTAAAACATTACCAGAAATTTCAAAGAGTAAAGCCACTGATTGGAAAATCTGCCAAGCTATAACGGTAACAGATGCCAAAACTGCGAATTCAAAAGCTTTAGATGCCATAAATCGTGGTGCAGAAAGTTTAATATTTAATATTGAATCAGAAATTATTTCCATTAAGGATTTGTTTCAAGATATTGACTTAACTAAAACAAATGTTGATATTAAATGTAATTTTCTTTCTAAAGACTATGTCGAAAACATCCTTGATGTCACACTGAGCGCAGTCGAAGAGTCTCGAGTAAATATCCATACAGACATCATAGGCCACCTAGTAAAAACAGGTAATTGGCATAAGAACCTCAACGACGATCACAGCAAGTTTAAAACGATTGTAACATCAACCAATCAAATTAGTATCAATTTAGGGTTGTATCAAAATGCAGGATCAACCATTGTACAGCAATTAGCTTATGGCCTAGCACATGCTAACGAATATTTAAATCATCTCGATAAGGCCATTCCGAGCGAAGCGAAGCAATCTCTACAAGTAACATTTAATTTGTCAGTCGGCTCAAACTACTTCTTTGAAATTGCAAAAATCAGGGCATTACGCCAATTATGGACAACATTAGCTTCTGAATATGATGTAAATACAGACTGTAGAATCATTGCTACTCCGAGTAAACGTAATACAACCATTTACGATTACAACATCAATATGTTACGAACCACAACCGAATGCATGAGTGCTATTCTAGGTGGAGCAAATGTAATCTGCAACATACCATACGACGCTTTATTTCATAAGTCAAACGAATTTGGAGAACGTATTTCGAGAAATCAACTCTTAGTCTTAAAGAATGAAAGCTACTTTGACAAAGTAAATAATCCTACGGATGGATCTTATTATATTGAAAGTCTAACTGAACAATTGGCCGAAAAAGCATTAATTCTTTTTAAAGATATTGAAGCGAATGGAGGCTTTTTAAGCCAGCTAAAAGAAGGCACCATTCAGCGAAAAATTAAAGAAAATGCCACTAAAGAGCAAGCCGATTTCGATGCTAAAAAATTAGTACTACTAGGAACAAACAGGCACCCAAATTCAGAAGATAAAATGAAAACTGATTTAGAAATTAGTCCGTTTTTAAAAATCGAAAAGCGCAAAACTTTAATTGAACCAATTATTGAGAAAAGATTATCTGAAAAATTGGAAACCAAAAGATTAAGCAAAGAGTAA
- a CDS encoding FtsB family cell division protein, with the protein MSKFNIKYLKPFKNIYVLVLIVFVVWMLFFDAHSWLFHHELNGDINELEYQKEHYRNEMAKDNKAIKELSTDEGIERTARETYYMKKPNEDIFIIEYEDSIPKHKKDE; encoded by the coding sequence ATGTCTAAATTCAATATTAAATATCTAAAACCATTTAAGAACATTTATGTCCTCGTACTCATTGTTTTTGTGGTTTGGATGTTATTTTTTGACGCCCATTCATGGCTATTTCATCATGAGTTGAATGGCGACATTAACGAATTAGAATATCAAAAAGAACACTACCGTAACGAGATGGCAAAAGACAACAAAGCCATTAAAGAACTGAGTACAGACGAAGGTATTGAACGTACAGCACGTGAAACCTACTACATGAAAAAGCCCAACGAAGATATCTTCATTATAGAATACGAGGATAGTATTCCGAAACATAAAAAAGATGAGTAA
- the udk gene encoding uridine kinase, which yields MLIIGIAGGTGCGKTTVVNTILKELPEGQVGVISQDSYYKDTSHLSFEERVKINFDHPRSIDFELLEEHLKELKKGNSINQPVYSFVKHNRTGDIIVTKPRKVMIVEGILILSHAEIRELFDIKIYVHADSDERLIRRLRRDITERGRDINEVLQRYQSTLKPMHQQFIEPMKEYADIIIPNNKYNTVAVDIVKTIINERL from the coding sequence ATGCTCATTATAGGAATCGCAGGTGGTACAGGCTGCGGAAAAACTACTGTTGTAAATACTATTTTAAAAGAATTACCAGAAGGACAAGTTGGTGTTATTTCGCAAGATTCTTATTATAAAGACACGTCGCATCTAAGCTTTGAGGAACGTGTTAAAATTAATTTTGATCACCCAAGATCAATTGATTTTGAATTATTAGAAGAACACCTCAAGGAATTAAAAAAAGGAAACTCCATCAACCAACCGGTTTACTCATTTGTAAAACATAATCGTACCGGAGATATTATTGTCACGAAACCACGAAAAGTAATGATTGTTGAAGGGATATTAATATTATCTCATGCTGAAATCCGTGAGCTTTTTGATATTAAAATTTATGTTCATGCGGATTCTGACGAGCGCTTAATACGACGTTTAAGACGAGATATCACAGAACGAGGTCGAGACATCAACGAGGTGCTTCAACGCTACCAATCCACATTAAAACCCATGCATCAGCAGTTTATTGAACCGATGAAAGAATATGCTGATATCATTATCCCAAATAACAAATACAATACAGTTGCTGTAGATATCGTTAAAACCATAATCAACGAACGCTTGTAA
- a CDS encoding c-type cytochrome: MKRLILLGVSIVVFASCNSNTKKTNLVAANQDSPQLKESMERGKIVYEDMCITCHLPDGKGVPRAFPPLADSDYLRDNQTKSIKAAKYGMSGEIVVNGITYNSTMAPLGLSDEEVADVINYINNSWGNTIDHFVTPEKVSKL, translated from the coding sequence ATGAAAAGACTAATTCTTTTAGGCGTTTCAATAGTGGTATTCGCTTCATGTAATTCAAACACTAAAAAAACGAATCTAGTTGCAGCCAATCAAGATTCACCACAGCTTAAAGAAAGTATGGAGCGTGGTAAAATTGTTTATGAAGATATGTGTATCACCTGTCATTTACCAGATGGCAAAGGTGTACCTAGAGCATTTCCTCCATTAGCAGATTCAGATTATTTAAGAGATAACCAAACAAAAAGTATCAAAGCAGCCAAATATGGCATGTCTGGAGAAATTGTGGTAAACGGCATTACCTATAATAGCACCATGGCACCTTTAGGACTTTCAGACGAAGAAGTTGCTGATGTTATCAACTATATTAACAACAGTTGGGGAAACACAATTGACCACTTTGTAACTCCCGAGAAAGTTTCCAAATTATAA
- a CDS encoding PQQ-dependent sugar dehydrogenase — MTMKNIIIGLILTSTLACAQDKNPKNLENTHEVIVSDINIPWGFTFLPDDSMLITEKSGELILFKDGKKTSISGLPEIYVRGQGGLLDIILHPDYDQNGWIYFSYASSEGEGDGGNTSIARAKLENNSLTNLQVLYKATPNTTKGQHFGSRLVFDDEGYLYFSIGERGNRDENPQDITRDGGKIYRLNDDGSIPEDNPFVNDAEAKAAIYSYGHRNPQGMILHPNSRQIWTHEHGPKGGDEINIIAPGKNYGWPVISYGVNYVGTKFTDITEKEGMEQPIHYWDPSIAPSGMAFINSDKYGDWEGNLLVGSLKFQYLDMCTLKDNKVIKEERLLDGLGRVRCVEQGPDGFIYVGIENLGIVKLIRK, encoded by the coding sequence ATGACTATGAAAAACATCATTATCGGATTAATTCTCACTAGCACACTAGCTTGTGCGCAAGATAAAAATCCGAAAAATCTAGAGAACACTCACGAAGTTATAGTTTCTGATATTAATATTCCTTGGGGTTTCACCTTTCTTCCTGATGATTCGATGCTAATTACAGAAAAATCAGGGGAACTTATTCTTTTTAAAGATGGAAAGAAAACAAGTATTTCTGGCCTACCTGAAATCTATGTGCGTGGCCAAGGTGGATTATTAGATATTATTCTACATCCCGATTATGACCAAAATGGGTGGATTTATTTTTCTTATGCCTCCTCTGAAGGTGAAGGCGACGGAGGAAATACATCTATAGCAAGAGCAAAACTTGAAAACAATAGTTTAACAAATTTACAAGTTCTATATAAAGCGACTCCAAATACTACCAAAGGACAACATTTTGGATCGCGCTTAGTTTTTGATGATGAAGGTTACCTTTATTTTTCCATTGGAGAACGCGGAAACCGAGATGAAAACCCTCAAGACATCACTAGAGATGGCGGAAAAATTTATCGTCTCAATGATGATGGTTCTATCCCTGAAGACAATCCTTTTGTTAATGACGCTGAAGCTAAAGCGGCTATTTACTCTTATGGTCATAGAAACCCACAAGGCATGATACTTCATCCAAATTCAAGACAAATTTGGACTCACGAACATGGCCCTAAAGGTGGTGACGAAATAAACATCATAGCACCTGGTAAAAATTACGGTTGGCCTGTTATTAGCTATGGCGTCAATTATGTTGGCACAAAATTTACAGACATCACTGAAAAAGAAGGTATGGAACAACCCATTCATTATTGGGATCCTTCAATTGCACCTAGCGGAATGGCATTTATTAATAGTGATAAATATGGTGATTGGGAAGGTAACCTTCTCGTAGGATCCCTAAAATTTCAATATTTAGATATGTGCACTTTAAAAGACAATAAAGTGATAAAAGAAGAACGTCTACTCGATGGATTAGGACGCGTAAGATGTGTAGAACAAGGACCGGACGGTTTTATTTATGTAGGTATAGAAAATTTAGGCATTGTAAAATTAATTAGAAAATGA
- a CDS encoding DUF4625 domain-containing protein, with translation MKLISKYFNLLIITLLITSCSSDDSVSIDEQKPTISINYSEGFPQACEQLVKGETYIFKAQLTDNKALASYSLDLHNNFDHHTHDDQGEVCDLEPIKDAINPLIYMENFNIEGGLTTYEINISITIPDDIDTGDYHCSYSVTDETGWQSRTSVDIKIVE, from the coding sequence ATGAAATTGATTTCAAAATATTTCAACTTGTTAATTATAACACTACTCATTACATCATGTTCTAGTGATGATAGTGTTAGCATTGATGAACAAAAGCCCACTATTAGCATTAATTATTCTGAAGGCTTTCCTCAAGCCTGTGAACAACTCGTAAAAGGTGAAACCTACATTTTTAAAGCGCAGCTTACCGATAACAAAGCACTAGCGTCTTATAGCTTAGACCTTCATAATAATTTTGATCATCATACCCATGATGACCAAGGAGAGGTATGTGATTTAGAACCGATAAAAGATGCCATAAACCCATTAATATATATGGAGAATTTCAATATCGAGGGTGGATTGACGACTTATGAAATTAATATCAGTATCACAATTCCTGATGATATTGACACAGGTGATTACCACTGTTCCTATTCGGTAACTGATGAAACAGGTTGGCAAAGTAGAACCTCTGTTGATATAAAAATTGTAGAATAG
- a CDS encoding DUF4625 domain-containing protein, with amino-acid sequence MKTNTLNITTNLMKTNFKFLAIIAFFGILLNSCSSDDDNGSPTLNAPEITSFEYGEGSVHSTDQVAYKGSDIHIEAEINAEAVVSSITLIIHAHDLTPGEGEVDWDYENVYTDANLLVINPTFHKHVDVPTNIPAGEYHIELIVTDELGNSTEIDGHLEILDYITLSDFSIDTTAVRGDDFHAEFFVEALNGIHNITVDVHAHGLTVGEGEVEWDQEYEYTEGYHGLTEVEFHQHIVVPANAPTGEYHIIFTVEDEEGNTKDYETHIDITAS; translated from the coding sequence ATGAAAACAAACACTTTAAACATTACAACAAATCTTATGAAAACAAATTTTAAATTTTTAGCAATTATCGCTTTTTTCGGAATCCTTTTAAATTCGTGTAGTAGTGATGACGACAACGGTTCACCGACACTTAATGCACCAGAAATAACTAGTTTTGAATACGGAGAAGGCAGTGTACACTCAACAGACCAGGTTGCTTATAAAGGTTCGGATATTCACATCGAAGCCGAAATAAATGCCGAAGCTGTAGTGAGTAGCATCACGCTTATCATCCATGCGCATGATTTAACACCTGGCGAAGGAGAAGTAGATTGGGATTATGAAAACGTTTACACCGACGCTAATTTGTTGGTTATAAATCCTACATTTCATAAGCATGTAGATGTTCCAACGAATATTCCTGCTGGCGAATACCACATTGAATTAATCGTAACTGATGAACTAGGTAATAGCACAGAAATCGACGGCCATTTAGAAATTTTAGATTATATCACTTTAAGTGATTTCTCTATAGACACTACAGCCGTAAGAGGTGATGATTTTCATGCTGAGTTTTTCGTAGAGGCCTTAAATGGTATTCATAATATAACCGTAGATGTACATGCACATGGACTTACAGTTGGCGAAGGTGAAGTTGAATGGGATCAAGAATACGAATATACAGAAGGGTATCATGGCTTAACTGAAGTAGAATTCCACCAGCATATTGTTGTACCTGCAAATGCACCAACTGGCGAATACCACATCATTTTTACAGTTGAAGATGAAGAAGGTAACACCAAAGACTATGAAACTCATATCGATATTACAGCATCTTAA
- a CDS encoding TonB-dependent receptor translates to MLHRILSLWLCFSLSSTVFAQNSFQIKGSIVNSNTLQPIEGANIIGESLYAISSPTGTFTINNVAEGTYSFTISHLGYASKTITIKVGPNMEELKILLDESTIALNEIEVNGKTKKRVNKESPVVSHVVTKEFLANNRENSLMQTLSKIPGVSTIKIGSGQSKPVIRGLGFNRVAVVQNGIKHEAQQWGNDHGLEIDQYGIENIQIVKGPASLVYGSDAIAGVVDIQPNAIPLMHSFSGEVNLLGESNNDLLGVSAGVQARSHNWFYRGRLTYRDYGDYKVPTDQINYENYIFTLHDNNLRNTAGKEANASFSLGYVSDHITSETTISNVNAKNGFFANAHGLEVRTSRIDYDNSNRDIDLPYHKVNHFKISNNTSIALDNHTIQLDLGFQNNLREEHSEPTPHGYMPTPPNTKERGFHKNTFSLNVKDAFKPNDKHNLVTGVNVEFQDNTLSGWGFLIPEYTRFTVGAFAFDQYEINSDLHLLAGVRYDFGQINSKSYFDWYPSTINNTNGSTSYVYLQRAQDKTLDFGNVSASVGLSYILNHTTFKINAGKSFRIPLPNELASDGVNYHMYRYEKGNLNLDPEESYQLDIDIDHTTKNFSIGVSPFVNFFENFIYLNPTSNYYETLQIYEYTQSKVFRAGGELRASTSIINNLDLNASAEYVYSRQTSGPKEGFTIPFSPPLSGLFSASYQFKDVFFFKQPQLSADYRITAAQDEIVPPEEQTNGYQVLTMSLLTQLNLYKTMNPLEVKLKLNNVFNTKYYDHTSFYRLIDVPEAGRNISIALTQTF, encoded by the coding sequence ATGTTACACAGAATACTGAGTTTATGGCTATGTTTTAGCTTAAGCTCAACGGTATTTGCTCAAAATTCTTTTCAAATAAAAGGATCAATAGTAAACAGCAATACCTTACAACCCATAGAAGGCGCCAATATTATTGGAGAAAGCCTATATGCTATTTCATCACCTACAGGAACATTCACTATAAATAATGTAGCTGAAGGCACCTACTCCTTCACTATATCTCATTTAGGTTACGCATCTAAAACAATTACTATTAAGGTAGGTCCTAATATGGAAGAACTAAAAATTCTCTTAGATGAATCTACCATTGCACTTAACGAAATAGAAGTTAATGGTAAAACAAAAAAAAGAGTCAATAAAGAGTCACCTGTAGTTTCTCACGTCGTGACCAAAGAATTTCTTGCTAACAACCGAGAAAATAGCTTGATGCAAACCTTAAGTAAAATACCAGGTGTCAGTACGATTAAAATTGGTTCAGGACAATCTAAACCTGTCATTAGAGGTTTAGGGTTTAATAGAGTTGCTGTGGTTCAAAATGGTATAAAACATGAAGCGCAACAATGGGGAAATGACCATGGTTTAGAAATAGACCAATATGGCATTGAAAACATTCAGATTGTAAAAGGACCTGCTTCTTTAGTTTATGGTTCAGATGCTATTGCTGGAGTTGTAGATATTCAACCCAATGCTATTCCATTAATGCATTCCTTTAGTGGCGAAGTTAACCTTTTGGGCGAAAGCAATAATGATTTATTAGGCGTTTCGGCAGGTGTACAAGCACGAAGCCATAATTGGTTTTACAGAGGTCGATTAACGTACAGAGATTATGGGGATTATAAAGTACCTACAGATCAAATTAATTATGAAAATTACATCTTTACCTTACACGACAATAATTTACGCAACACTGCAGGAAAAGAAGCCAATGCCAGTTTCAGTTTAGGTTATGTTTCAGACCATATCACATCAGAAACCACAATTAGTAATGTCAATGCTAAAAATGGCTTTTTTGCCAATGCGCATGGTTTAGAAGTAAGAACATCACGCATCGATTACGACAATTCTAATAGAGATATCGACCTACCTTATCATAAGGTGAACCATTTTAAGATTTCCAATAATACGTCGATAGCTTTAGACAATCACACCATTCAGCTCGATTTAGGCTTTCAAAATAATTTAAGAGAAGAACATTCCGAACCAACACCTCATGGTTACATGCCAACACCTCCAAATACTAAGGAGCGTGGATTTCATAAAAACACGTTTTCGCTAAATGTAAAAGATGCCTTTAAACCCAATGACAAACACAATCTTGTTACCGGTGTCAATGTCGAATTTCAAGACAACACCTTAAGTGGCTGGGGATTTTTAATACCGGAATACACGCGTTTTACAGTCGGTGCTTTTGCTTTTGATCAATACGAAATCAATTCAGATTTACATCTTTTAGCAGGTGTACGCTATGATTTTGGACAAATAAATAGCAAATCGTATTTTGATTGGTATCCTTCTACCATCAATAATACCAATGGTTCTACTTCGTATGTCTATTTACAAAGAGCACAAGACAAAACGCTCGATTTTGGAAATGTTAGTGCTTCTGTAGGCTTAAGTTATATTCTAAACCATACTACCTTCAAAATAAATGCAGGGAAAAGTTTTAGAATACCTTTACCTAATGAATTAGCCTCAGATGGTGTGAATTACCACATGTATCGTTATGAAAAAGGTAATCTCAATTTAGATCCTGAAGAATCCTATCAACTAGATATTGATATCGACCATACAACCAAGAACTTTAGTATTGGAGTAAGTCCTTTTGTCAATTTTTTCGAAAACTTTATTTATTTAAATCCAACGTCTAACTATTACGAGACCTTACAAATTTACGAATACACACAGAGTAAGGTTTTTAGAGCAGGTGGTGAACTAAGAGCAAGCACTAGTATCATAAATAATTTAGACTTAAATGCTTCTGCAGAATACGTGTATTCAAGACAAACTAGTGGTCCTAAAGAAGGGTTTACCATTCCATTTTCACCGCCTTTATCAGGACTATTCTCCGCTAGCTATCAATTTAAAGATGTATTCTTTTTTAAACAACCACAGCTGAGTGCCGATTATAGAATTACGGCAGCACAAGATGAAATTGTACCTCCAGAAGAACAAACAAATGGCTACCAAGTCTTAACCATGTCATTACTAACCCAATTGAACTTATATAAAACTATGAATCCTTTAGAAGTGAAATTGAAACTCAATAATGTATTCAACACTAAATATTACGACCACACCAGCTTTTATCGTTTAATCGACGTTCCAGAAGCTGGAAGAAACATCTCAATAGCATTAACACAAACATTTTAA
- a CDS encoding MerC domain-containing protein yields MNSIKNNTLDLIALTSSLICAIHCAIFPILLSFSSLSSLYFLNNQIIEWAFISLGIVFLFTSLWPSYKNNHHNTKPLKIALFGFAFIAIGRLHLTHLWEIINTVIGATLLAVAHYSNWKLLRSTHKEKH; encoded by the coding sequence GTGAATTCAATAAAAAACAACACCTTAGATCTTATAGCATTAACAAGCTCTTTAATTTGTGCCATTCATTGTGCTATTTTTCCAATACTACTTTCGTTTTCCTCTCTAAGTAGCTTATATTTTTTAAATAACCAAATCATTGAGTGGGCATTTATAAGTCTTGGCATTGTCTTTTTATTCACTTCTCTTTGGCCAAGTTATAAAAATAACCATCATAATACTAAGCCTTTAAAAATCGCCTTATTTGGATTTGCATTTATAGCTATAGGGCGCCTTCACTTAACACATTTATGGGAAATAATTAATACCGTTATCGGAGCAACCTTATTAGCTGTAGCACATTATTCTAATTGGAAATTATTACGCTCAACGCATAAAGAAAAGCACTAA
- a CDS encoding Fur family transcriptional regulator, whose translation MKRRNTPTKDAVLSVITKAGRAMSQDAIEEEITIDINRATIYRVLNRFCDDGVLHKVIAEDGKQYFALCDGCDETHQEHQHFHFKCTVCETLECLPNEVNFSIPAGYLVENVNCVLTGVCKKCSQS comes from the coding sequence ATGAAAAGAAGAAATACACCTACTAAAGACGCTGTTTTAAGTGTTATTACTAAAGCCGGGAGAGCGATGAGTCAGGATGCCATTGAAGAGGAAATTACGATTGATATTAATAGAGCGACAATTTATCGCGTGTTAAATCGGTTTTGTGATGATGGTGTGTTGCACAAAGTGATTGCAGAAGACGGTAAACAATATTTTGCTTTATGTGATGGTTGTGATGAAACGCATCAAGAGCATCAACATTTTCATTTTAAATGTACTGTTTGTGAAACATTAGAATGTCTTCCTAATGAAGTTAATTTTTCAATACCAGCAGGTTATTTGGTAGAAAATGTAAACTGTGTTTTAACAGGAGTGTGTAAAAAGTGTTCGCAATCTTAA